TTTTTTAGTTATAATTTTGCTCATACCTCTATCTTTTATTAACTCCTTAATTACCGAACGTGCCTTTAGGCAAAGTGATGTAGTAAACGAGATTAACGAAAAGTGGGGAGAAAACGTGCTTGTTTACGGTCCTATTTTAAAAATCCCATATAAAACATATACAGAAACAAAAACGTATAACGAAAAAACAAAAACCTTTTTCACTGAAGTAGAAACGCATATAAAAAACGCATACATTTTCCCTGAATCTTTAAATGCAGATGTAAATGTAGATTCTAAAACTTTAAACCGTGGTAATTTTGAATCGGCTGTATTTACAACAACCATGGATTTTTCAGGACATTATATCCCGACTGATTTAACTTCCAAAGGCATTAAAAATGAAGATATAATTTGGGATAAGGCCACCGTGATTTTAAAAACCTCTAACCTAAAAGGTATCAAAAGTGAAATGCTTTTAAAACTAAATCAAAACACCTACTCTTTTCAAACAAACTTCAATGAAAACTCAACACAAAACAGTGACTACTTAGATGTGCTAGAATCTGGTTTTATAAACCCAACAGATTTATCGAGTAAAAACAATGCACCGTTTAGTTTATCTATGGCCTTTAATGGTAGCAAGCAAATAGAACTTATTCCTATCGGCAAAACCACTACCATGACCATGGCTTCTAACTGGGCAGATCCAAGTTTTATTGGCAACTATCTACCTAACGATGAAACTAAAACCATAACAAAAGATAGCTTTAATGCCGATTGGAAAGTACTTCATATCAACCGTGCTTTCTCTCAACAACATTTAAATAAAATACCAAACCTTAACAAATTTGCATTCGGGACTAAATTTATGGTCATGGTAGATGAGTATCAAAAAAGTGAACGATCTGCCAAATATGGTTTCCTAGTCATAGGTCTTACTTTTTTAATATTCTTTTTAATACAAACCTTGAGTAAAATTAATATTCATCCATTTCAGTACTTAATGATCGGGTTGGCTCTCATTATGTTTTACACTTTACTAGTATCTATATCTGAGCATAGTAATTTTCTAAAAGCTTATTTAATAGCTGGAAGTTCCGTTATTGTGTTAATCACCTTGTACTCAAAATCTATACTTAAAACACTTAAGTTCCCTTTATTTATTGGCTTATCCCTTTCTGCTTTATACGCCTTTATTTATGTTATTATTCAATTAGAAAACTACGCGCTTCTTGTTGGTAGTGTTGGTCTATTTTTAATACTTACTATCGTGATGTACGTATCTAGAAAGATAGATTGGAATAACGGATAATTTAATTAGGCGCTATTTCTCAAATAAAAGGAGTAGCGCTTTTTCTATTTCAATTATTAATACAAAACGAAAATTATGTACAGCATTTCTAACATAGGAAGAGCAGTTGCTATTCTTAGTGTTATTATTGGCACTACGCTCTTTTCTTTTTTTCTTTATTTCGGAGAAACTTTTATACCAATAGGCGTTGGTTTAGGATTCATTGGAGTGGCTATTACAGTAAATGCGATACTTCTTGTTTCCAACCTTATAGCGAGTCTGATTTACGAAACCGATAGATATAATAACTTAAAAACTTGCGGTATTATTTTAATGAATATACCAATAGCTATTTTATACTTCTACATTATTATTTCCTTAAACGACATTAGATTATAACAAAATGACATACAAACTCAACAAAACCTACTTAGCCTTAGCGTTTCTCTTTTTATTAACCGAAATACTAATTGCCGCTTACCTCAAAACAGGTTTTATACGCTACACGGTCGGAGATTTTCTATCGGTAATTTTACTTTACTGTTTTTTTAAAAGCTTCTTAAAAATAAATCATTTTAAACTAGGAGCCGGAGTATTAATTTTTGCTTTTTTAATAGAATTTGCTCAATACTTCAATCTATTAAAATTATTAAACCTAGAAGACCACAAACTACTAACCATCATATTAGGCAGTACGTTTCAAGTGGGCGATTTAGTGGCTTACACCTTTGGTATTATTACCGTCTTAATAATAGAACAATTTAACTCTAAACTTCATGAATTACATTAACAACCTTATATCTTATCGCTATAAATCTCTAGCGCTATTAAGCGTTTCAATATGCTCTACGCTAATTTTACTTATGATTAGAATGAAACTCGCGCACTCCTACAATTATCTTTTTTTAGTTTGGAATCTATTCTTAGCAGCCATTCCATATGCTATTACAATTTATTTAGTAAGTATTCCCAAGCTTAACAAAATAACACTGCTTTTAGCATTTGGTATATGGTTGCTTTTTCTTCCGAATGCACCTTATATACTAACCGATATGTGGCATTTGAGATATAATGAACCACATATATTTTGGTTAGATATTTTATTAATTTCTGCTTTTGCTTTTAATGGTATGATGCTTTTCTATTTTTCGGTTACCGACATGAAAACCGTTTTATTAAAAATCTTAAATAAAAGAAAGACGAGTTTCATAGTGACATTTGTATTTTTTATATCCGCATTTGGCGTGTATTTAGGTCGCTTTCTACGCTATAACTCTTGGGAGATTTTAACCAACCCAAAAGTTTTATTTATTGACATAATAAACATGATTGTACAACCATTAGGAAACAAGGAAGTTTGGCTTTTTACTTTATTATTTGGTGCTTTTTTCTCTTTAGGATACTGGATATTTACCAATATAAATATGGAATCTAAAAATAAGGATTAAGAATAAAAACTTTATTCTGCTCTATTTTTAGCCTGAAGTTTTCTAACAATAGATGTAGCAGCATTACGCGTAATAAACCTTGGAATAACAGCTAAAACCTTATTAAAACGACCAGGTATAGCATAACTTTTCCCTTTTAGCATGGCTTTGTAACCGTAAAGCGCGACCTCTTTGGCGCATGCCATATTGAATGTGATTTTATTATCGTTAGCATCTTCAGAAACGGTTTCTTGAAACGCCGTTTTTGTAGGTCCAGGACAAAGTGCAGTTACACTTACTCCGGTCCCTTTTAACTCGTTTGCAATAGCTTCGGAAAAAGATAGCATATAACTTTTTGAAGCGTAATAAATAGACATTAAAGGCCCTGGCTGAAAAGCTGCTAAAGAAGCCATATTTAAAATTTTACCCGAGCCACGTTTTACCATGCCTTCGAGCACCAACTTTGTTAAATGCGTAGTAGTAATAACGTGTACATTTAACATAGCCGATTCGCGTTCCCAATTGGTTTCGGCAAAAGTGCCAAACAAACCAAAACCAGCGTTATTTATTAACACATCTATAGGTGCATCTCCAATATCGTTAATAATATCTTGAGAGATGTTGGGTAAACTTAAATCTTTAATTAATGTTATAACCTCTACATTAAATTGGGTTTCTACTTCGATTTGCACATCGGCTAATTTAGCTGAATCAATATCGACTAGTATCAACTTATACGCGTCTTTTGCTAATAATAAAGTTAACTCATAACCCAATCCTGAGGCTGCTCCTGTTACTAATGCTGTTTTAATAATGTAGGTATTTTGTAATTATTGCAAACTTATTAGTTTCCGTCAACATATCCCTGCAAATAGGCGAAATTTTCGGTTAGCTTGCCATTTTCGGTCATTTTTGCTCGTTGTAAAACACCATCGGCATCGTTATTAAAAAAAGCAGGAATTACAGCTTTTAAAAACATCTCGCCAAAACCTTCACTTGCATCTTGAGGAAGTTCGCATGGTAAATTATCTACCGCCATAACCACAATGGCTTTGCTGTCTTTATAATCGATTTCCGATTCTGTTTCAGGATTGTAACCATAAACAGGATCTGCAATGGTTGATGCGCGCAGCGTTGTAGCTACTGGCCCATCGACATCACAACTTACATCGGCAACAACTTTAATATTAAAATCTGAAGATTTCACATCGCTGCGTGTGTATAAATATGGTGCTCCATCGCCGTAAAAATGACCTGCAATATAATAATCGGTTACTTTTGCGAAACGCATAAAATCCGACTCATAATCTTGTGGATTATCGAAAAAATCTTGATTATCGATGACCTGTCCGTCTTTACGTTTATTATAATCTAGCACGTCTATTTTACAATATACGGGCTCGTTAAAGGTGTTTTTTAAATAATCGGTTACCGATACACTTTTTATACTCATAGCATCGAGCATTTCTTGCGCGCCATTTGCTACTTTACCACTACCGGTTAGCAATATTTTTATGTTTGGTAATGTTAAGTTATTCAGCTCATTTATTAAGGCTTGTTGGTTTGGTAATGGCCCGGCTTTTGGTAATTGCCAAGTGTTATATTTTAATCCCCAAGCTCTAAAACCATTGTAAGCGCCAACGATACCTGCGTAACGCCCAAAACCTATTAATCGGAATCCTTTTTCGCTCACTATAGTTTCGTGATCGTAAAGTTCTATTTTTTTATCTAAAACGGCTTTTAACAGCTTACGGTTATAGGGTTGTTTTTTTATGGTATGTGAAAAGAAAAAATACTTTTTATTCGGAATTAATGCTTCGATAGGTACTTCTTTTACTCCAAGCATAACATCGCAATCTGACACGTTTTCGCTAACTTCAAACCCTGCATTTTTATAGTCTTTATCTGGAAACACACGTATATCGGAACTTTCTACTTTAAAATTGGCCTGCGGAAATTGTTTTTGGGCTTCGGCTAATTTTGATGGAGAGAATACCACGCGGCGATCGGGTGGGTTTTTACGTTCTTTTATAATGGCAAATTTCATGGCTTATTGTTTAGGTGTAATTTCGGGAATTTATTGAAATTTTTGTATCATTCTCTTAAATATTTTTGATGTGACAGATTTACGTCTCATTGATATTGGTATAATTTTTGATTTATGTTAACGGATTACCACCTAGTTTAAAAGTTTTAATTAACTTTGCAAACTGTGCGTTAGGGATTGAGGCATTGTTGAAGCTCTTTTTTGTTTTTCTCAAAAAAAGCGACTGCTGAAAGCTCGACCCTTGTGGTAACGCCAAAATATATTTTACTACTTTATTTAATCTGGGGTCGACTGGTTTTGACAGCGAGATTAACGAAACGGTAAGCACGTCGTGTAATGGCATTGAAACACGTAAAAGGCTAGACCAACTTTTAAACGGCGAGAATAACTACGCTTTAGCTGCATAATTCGAATTATAGTAGAATTTGCCTAGGTACACAAGGTGTACAAGCTTTATGTCTCCGGAAAGCCTTGATTGACGGCGTTCCATTTTGAGATATCGTAAATGTCAATATAGTTTGAGCAGTGCTTTGATGCTTTTACGAAACTAAAGAAGATAAGTTATGAGTGGGTTGTCTTTAACCAGCTTATAATCGAAAACCCAAGAAAAGAATAAACGTGTAGAAGGCCCTTTGGTTACTTGTTTGGACGAGAGTTCGATTCTCTCCGACTCCACTCTTAAAAACCTAAATCATTAAAAATTAATGATTTAGGTTTTTTATTTTAATAAAAACGCACAATTTCTGTACGGTAAAAAAATTACAATTTAATCCATTTGCCATATACTGATAAAACCTGTTTTGAAAGCTTTATCATCTCCTTGGAACTTGGCTTTTTCTAGAAAATTGTTTAAAGTTTTAATTCTTTCTAAACCTGATGGATGCGTAAACGTACCATTACCTAATAAATTTTGTAGGTATGAAAAATTTAAAAACAGCGTATCAAACCACTTAGGCTCGTTTCTTTTTATGAGATATACAGCTACTAAATCTGCTAGATACTCTGCTTTTTTGTAATCGTTTGTTTGAATTCCTTTTGGAACACTTCCTTCTAAACCAAAAATTTTGGCCTGAGGAATGGTTACAATATGGGCAACCTCATGAGATAAAGCAAATATTTGAACATCTACTTTTGGCATATTCACTAAACCTTGACTAATTTCTACATAACCAAAAGCAGCTCCTGCGTTGATACCTAAATCATTTTCGTCAATTACAAACTCGGTTGGAATATCGACACCTGTATAGGTTTTAAACAAAGGTAAAACTGCATCGTTATATGTTTTAATAATTTGCTCTTCTTTGGTTAATACAATATCATCATCTTTATGATCGCCTTCTTCGTTTGAAGAATTAGTATTACAGGCAAGCATTAAAAAGAGAGAAAGTAATAGAAAGTATGTCTTCATTTTAGAATAATGGATATAAAAATAAACACCCTTAAAATTAAGGGTGTTTATGTCAATAAAAAAAGAGGGGTAATTTGCTATTAATTACTGTAATAGGTAAATGTTTTTTCAACAGTTGCGAAACCATCAAAATAAGTGTAAGATGCTTTTGTTGGGTAATCGTCAGCATTGTATTCGTAAGTCACCACATCATCAGCTAAAGTACCTGATACTGGGTTATTAGTGTTTACTGAAGCAATACCTACATTAATTGCAGCATAAGCCGCTGGGTAAAGCCCTTTGAAAGGGTTGTTTTTTGTATCGTAAGCAGCCGTATAATCGTCTCCAAATCTATTTTCTACTGTTACGTTACCATCTACAATTGTAAATAATACTTCTGTTAGTGCATCTTCAGATGTATGATCTGTGCGTTTCTCTGAACTTAAATCACCATTTGCATTATAGCTATACGTGTATGTATAAACTAACTCATCGTTATATTTATATTCACTCTTTACAATTTGGCCATCTTCGTAAGTATAAACTGTACTTTCATCTTCTGCCGTTTTTTCGATAACTTGGTTTTTATCATTGTAAACCAATGTGTAAACTGTAGTTGAAATATCGCCCCAATCGTCTTGTACTTTTGTATATTCACTTACAAAATTAGCTTCATTATACGTGTACGTTGTTGTTGAGTTTTCTCCGTATAAATCTGCAA
The window above is part of the Algibacter sp. L3A6 genome. Proteins encoded here:
- the creD gene encoding cell envelope integrity protein CreD, with amino-acid sequence MENTNKPQQNKFGNWVKTSITARMLMVGFLVIILLIPLSFINSLITERAFRQSDVVNEINEKWGENVLVYGPILKIPYKTYTETKTYNEKTKTFFTEVETHIKNAYIFPESLNADVNVDSKTLNRGNFESAVFTTTMDFSGHYIPTDLTSKGIKNEDIIWDKATVILKTSNLKGIKSEMLLKLNQNTYSFQTNFNENSTQNSDYLDVLESGFINPTDLSSKNNAPFSLSMAFNGSKQIELIPIGKTTTMTMASNWADPSFIGNYLPNDETKTITKDSFNADWKVLHINRAFSQQHLNKIPNLNKFAFGTKFMVMVDEYQKSERSAKYGFLVIGLTFLIFFLIQTLSKINIHPFQYLMIGLALIMFYTLLVSISEHSNFLKAYLIAGSSVIVLITLYSKSILKTLKFPLFIGLSLSALYAFIYVIIQLENYALLVGSVGLFLILTIVMYVSRKIDWNNG
- a CDS encoding DUF2809 domain-containing protein is translated as MTYKLNKTYLALAFLFLLTEILIAAYLKTGFIRYTVGDFLSVILLYCFFKSFLKINHFKLGAGVLIFAFLIEFAQYFNLLKLLNLEDHKLLTIILGSTFQVGDLVAYTFGIITVLIIEQFNSKLHELH
- a CDS encoding DUF1361 domain-containing protein, producing MNYINNLISYRYKSLALLSVSICSTLILLMIRMKLAHSYNYLFLVWNLFLAAIPYAITIYLVSIPKLNKITLLLAFGIWLLFLPNAPYILTDMWHLRYNEPHIFWLDILLISAFAFNGMMLFYFSVTDMKTVLLKILNKRKTSFIVTFVFFISAFGVYLGRFLRYNSWEILTNPKVLFIDIINMIVQPLGNKEVWLFTLLFGAFFSLGYWIFTNINMESKNKD
- a CDS encoding SDR family NAD(P)-dependent oxidoreductase, giving the protein MIKTALVTGAASGLGYELTLLLAKDAYKLILVDIDSAKLADVQIEVETQFNVEVITLIKDLSLPNISQDIINDIGDAPIDVLINNAGFGLFGTFAETNWERESAMLNVHVITTTHLTKLVLEGMVKRGSGKILNMASLAAFQPGPLMSIYYASKSYMLSFSEAIANELKGTGVSVTALCPGPTKTAFQETVSEDANDNKITFNMACAKEVALYGYKAMLKGKSYAIPGRFNKVLAVIPRFITRNAATSIVRKLQAKNRAE
- a CDS encoding NAD(P)-dependent oxidoreductase, producing MKFAIIKERKNPPDRRVVFSPSKLAEAQKQFPQANFKVESSDIRVFPDKDYKNAGFEVSENVSDCDVMLGVKEVPIEALIPNKKYFFFSHTIKKQPYNRKLLKAVLDKKIELYDHETIVSEKGFRLIGFGRYAGIVGAYNGFRAWGLKYNTWQLPKAGPLPNQQALINELNNLTLPNIKILLTGSGKVANGAQEMLDAMSIKSVSVTDYLKNTFNEPVYCKIDVLDYNKRKDGQVIDNQDFFDNPQDYESDFMRFAKVTDYYIAGHFYGDGAPYLYTRSDVKSSDFNIKVVADVSCDVDGPVATTLRASTIADPVYGYNPETESEIDYKDSKAIVVMAVDNLPCELPQDASEGFGEMFLKAVIPAFFNNDADGVLQRAKMTENGKLTENFAYLQGYVDGN